The DNA region CAGAAATGAAATTTGATAATCTCGTATATCTTTGAACAACATTAACTTTTCATGCAGTGTTTATTCATAGATTTTTCCTGAATTTAGACGAGTACCAGGTCAAAAAGTATTGCTCTTAGAGATTTTTTACAAAATATGATTTTGGGTAGTGATTGCCATACCCAAGCGATCATGATGGTTGAAACTATAAGGAGAGCTTATATCTGGAACTCTCTGTTTGTACAGTAAGTTCTAGATATAAGCGATTTAAGCTATGGTTCCCATGTTTAACAGTTATCAACATTAAGTAATCAGTGTTTTTATGCAAGATTACGCAAAAAAGAAAAAACTTTATGCAACTAGCTCCCCTGTTCCCAATTTTCTACCGCATTCTCCAGCCGAGTTTTCCCAACTGCCTTTGGGCCGGAAATCCCAATACAAAAGCGATCGCCCTCACATTCGATGATGGGCCGCATCCTCAATACACACCGGAAGTATTGGCAGTGTTAGATCGTTACAAGATTACAGCAAGTTTTTTTTGGTTGGGTGTTTGTGTCAACCGTTCACCAGCCATTGCCAAAGCCGTTAGCGATCGCGGACACTGGATCGGATTGCATGGCTACGATCATCGCTCTTTTGCCATGCTTTCCCCAAATGATCTGAAGGACAGTTTAGAAAAAACCCAAGTTGCCATCTACAATGCCTGCAACCTGCAACCTCAACAAGTGCGAGATGTCCGCCCCCCCAATGGTTTATTTACGCCTGCTACTTTAAAACTATTCTCTCAGTGTAATTACCGTCCGGTTATGTGGAGTGTTGTACCAGAAGATTGGGTGCGACCAGGTGTAACCACTGTAGTAGAGCGAATTATGCAGCAGGTTAAAAATGGTTCGCTGATTGTTTTACATGATGGTGCTTGCGGTGGACAAGATGTTGCTGCCACAATTCAAATTCTCATTCCGCAACTACTACAACAAGGCTATGAGTTTGTGACTGTTAATACTCTATGGCAGCAAGCTAAAACTAACCATTGATTGTTACACATTTAAGCATAGATAAAGTTAATAATTGGCTCTAAATCAGGCTTTCTCATAAATTATGCCAGAGCAGTTTCCTCTCATTGAGGTTCCCCTAGATGCCCCAGAGGCTGATGAGGATTTGGGAACAAAAGAAAAGTTTTGGTTTCGTCATCAGGATCTAGGTCGTTGTCTATTTAAGAAAGCTAGACCAAACACAGGAGAAGATTGGGCAGAGAAGATTGCAGCCGAGTTATGCGAATTGCTTGGGCTACCTCATGCTGATTATGAACTGGCGGTATACAATGACGACAATGGCATCATTTCACCGTCATTTTTACCATCTCAAAAAGGTGGAATCCTGACCCTTGGTAATGAAATTCTGGCTCGGATAGTATCTAATTATCCACAAGATTCTAAAGACCTGTCTCGGTAGGAACGAGCCTGATTCTAAAAGAAAAAACAGACTAACAACAAAAGACGCTGGCTTTTCTGTCCAAGCGTATATAGAAAAATGTAATTCTGCGTTGTATGCTAGAGTTGGTGATAAAAAAACTCTCAAGACTTTTAATGCATTTTGTGAAGCGCAACAACGGTATCCAGATGCAGCCAGGGTATGGTTAAATAATCTAGCAAGTGTGTCAAGCAATGATACGTTAGAGCTTTTTGAGTGTATTCCATCTAATCGCATATCGCAAACAGCAATTGAATTTGCACAAAAGATATTGGAGTTAAATCAAACTAAGCTGCTGGACACCCTACTATGAAAACACTTTTTTTAGCTTGGCAAGATCCTAAAAGTCGCGCTTGGCTTCCCATTGGTCGCTTAACATTTGACGGAAAAAAATATCAGTTTGTATATACGCAAGGTGCTATTAAAGCTCAAACTGAACATAATTTTCAGCTATTATATTCCTTTCCAGACTTGAACAAAGAATACGTATCATTTGAACTATTCCCCTTGTTTTCTAATCGATTAATGCGACGTTCTCGCCCTGACTACAAAGATTATATTGAATCGCTAAATATTCCAGAAGGAGAAGACGATCCAATTAGCGTTCTTTCTCGGAGTGGTGGACGCAAGGTAACAGATTATTTTGAAGTTTTCCCCTGTCCAGAACCAGATGAGAATGGTTTATACCATATCCATTTTTTTGCACATGGACTGCGACACCTTCCTGCTTGTGCAACTGAACGGATTAATCAATTACAAACGGGTGAACTCTTATATTTCCCGGTATATTGTGGATGATGTTTTTAAACTCAAGAACAAAAATTCAGAACTTCTAAAAGTAAAAGTTGAGCGCGTGAACCCAGTACCCACAACACTTCAACTACGTTTATTGTGCAATATGACCGCAGAATGGCATGAGGATTTTCGTCCATTTTCTAGTCGGGAGTATCAGTCTTTGGTGGCTGATATCCCAATGGCTTATGCTAGTTCTTAAAGTTGATGAGAGGCTAGAAAAGCTTGAACTTCAGCATCTGTTGGTTGAGAAGCGATCGCACCTGGTTTAATAGTAGTTAGCGCCCCAACAGCACTGGCATAAGTAACGATACGTTTTGCGGTTTCTGCATCCCTTAAGCTGTGGATGCCATGCTGACTCAACTGGTGGATGAATCCTGCTAAAAAGCTATCGCCTGCGCCAGTTGTATCAACTACAGGGATGGAAAACGAGGGTAATTTGCCTTCGTTCTCACCCAGACAGTAGGCGCAACCGTTTTCGCCATCTGTTACTAGTACCCCTTCAATTGAAGCTAGACGGTAAGTGATAGCTCCGGGATCTGCGGTTTCAAATAACCATTCAGCTTCTTCTTTAGAGAGTTTTAGGAAATCGACTCGCTTAAATAATTCTGGAATTTTTTGATGAGCGATGTTTGGCTCGTCCCAAAATACAGGACGCCAGTTCACATCCAGCACAATCTTCAGGTCGTAATGTTCTGCTAACTCTAGGGCGCGGTGAATTGCCACCTCACTTTCAGGATAGGCTAATTCCAAAGTACCCAAAACCAGAAAATCTGCGTCTTCAAACAGCGAACTTGGCAATTGTTTAGCTTGCAGGCGAGTATCGGCAAACTCTGCGGTGTCATACTGACCAAATCCGGCGAAGGTGCGATCGCCTGCGAGATCCCGTGTAACATAAACTTGCCGCGTTGGTGCTGTAGGATGGCGTTGTACCCCCGTCGTCTCTACACCTATATCTTGTAATAGCTTGACCAGTGCATTCCCTGGTTCATCTTCACCAACGGCTCCGATAAATCCTGCTGGCGTCCCTAACTTGACTAAAGCACAGGCTACGTTAGCTGGTGCTCCTCCGGGATACGGAGTCCAGGATTTTACTTCTTCCAGCTTTAGCCCTAATTGATCGGCTAAACAATCAAACAAAACTTCACCGAGACACAAAACACGGGGATTGCTCATTTTATTTTAGATTTTAGATTTCGATTTTGGATTAGTAATTTACAGTATAAAATCTACAACAATTTTCGCTAATCTGTCGCCAGCCCTTCATAGAATTAAATGGCAATTTTTACTACTCCATAACATCTATATGCTTATAAATATCGCTTAAATCTCATAAGTGTTAACACCAGGAAGCTATAATTTTATTAGTATAATAAGTTACTTATTTAATGATATGATTTATATTTTTGCTAATTTTAAATCCAAAGAAAATATTGACAATTGGATTACTGCTAAAACTTGAAACCCCTCCCAACAAAAGAATCTTCTAGAATTAGAAAGAGTGATTAAGTACATATACCAAGGGAGGATAGAAATAGTCATGGCTGGTGGCAAGTCTGAGACCCCCGTTAGTCTGTCAGACAGAGAACTGCAAATTATCGACTTAGTAGCTGCTGGCTTAACTAACCAAGAGATTGCAGGAAAACTGGA from Nostoc commune NIES-4072 includes:
- a CDS encoding carbohydrate kinase family protein; this translates as MSNPRVLCLGEVLFDCLADQLGLKLEEVKSWTPYPGGAPANVACALVKLGTPAGFIGAVGEDEPGNALVKLLQDIGVETTGVQRHPTAPTRQVYVTRDLAGDRTFAGFGQYDTAEFADTRLQAKQLPSSLFEDADFLVLGTLELAYPESEVAIHRALELAEHYDLKIVLDVNWRPVFWDEPNIAHQKIPELFKRVDFLKLSKEEAEWLFETADPGAITYRLASIEGVLVTDGENGCAYCLGENEGKLPSFSIPVVDTTGAGDSFLAGFIHQLSQHGIHSLRDAETAKRIVTYASAVGALTTIKPGAIASQPTDAEVQAFLASHQL
- a CDS encoding polysaccharide deacetylase family protein, which codes for MQLAPLFPIFYRILQPSFPNCLWAGNPNTKAIALTFDDGPHPQYTPEVLAVLDRYKITASFFWLGVCVNRSPAIAKAVSDRGHWIGLHGYDHRSFAMLSPNDLKDSLEKTQVAIYNACNLQPQQVRDVRPPNGLFTPATLKLFSQCNYRPVMWSVVPEDWVRPGVTTVVERIMQQVKNGSLIVLHDGACGGQDVAATIQILIPQLLQQGYEFVTVNTLWQQAKTNH